A DNA window from Candidatus Krumholzibacteriia bacterium contains the following coding sequences:
- a CDS encoding HAMP domain-containing sensor histidine kinase: protein MTRHRLRNPHLQLGLVFFLLVLVPSCLLGYFSLRAVENERRASAARLLADRAGDAEIAARAIHGELATLENAWKGLVPRNVGWESRADEMITTVSGVKGLAFVRAGHLLHVSGRQLYPPDTPTESAATPLELQSLDAEDAERFQELLAAAEAAEFDGDDAAAAQRAYEALLAVAQTPGLQAIARAGIGRAHIRARHWDAAIQVFEVILRENADAYDLDNQPLRLQALQQIARAQQERGAALAAAEALVTLYEDLVQSSDAIGRLQYDIFVERIEERLGRLLPRPSPPEWRALQARYDAVRGRPKKQVGSQYFAHKLSRKLIRASLDGLAYSTEVRYVSDTAEGRPFLLAYLYLPDASGTTVAGLVGFEIDLEEMNRTLLPAILERQQRPGDARLAMVDGEGRRLEGGHGIAGPPLVSRNLDFPLDFWSVAVWSPALASGGRPVDFRTKVFLYFVFLLLVTIAAGTTLLVVGWRRQAQLARLKTGLVSRVSHELRTPLTSIRMYGELLEEGGDSLSPVQRLQHLKTIRRECDRLQRLIDQVLDFARRERGIAAAPLEFEEIGALVQGVAEGFRAQAENGGFQYTIEVEPDLPELRLDADAVRQALLNLLANAVQYSEDERRLAVRAFRRGAEVAVQVQDHGIGVDPLEQKRIFEDFYRGEAGGSSHHAGLGLGLAVVRRVAEAHRGRVTVDSRRGQGATFTLWFPVQPPGEARAQRSAARWRFGELRHG from the coding sequence TTGACGAGACATCGGCTGCGCAATCCACACCTACAGCTCGGGCTGGTCTTCTTTCTGCTCGTGCTCGTCCCGAGCTGTTTGCTGGGCTATTTCAGCCTGCGCGCCGTCGAGAACGAGCGCCGCGCCTCGGCGGCGCGGCTCCTGGCGGACCGAGCCGGCGACGCCGAGATCGCTGCCCGCGCCATCCATGGTGAGCTGGCAACGCTGGAGAATGCTTGGAAGGGGCTCGTGCCTCGGAACGTCGGCTGGGAGTCCCGAGCCGACGAGATGATCACCACCGTCTCGGGAGTGAAAGGTCTGGCTTTCGTGCGCGCCGGTCACCTGTTGCACGTGTCGGGCCGCCAGCTGTACCCACCGGACACCCCCACGGAGAGCGCGGCGACGCCGCTCGAGTTGCAGTCCCTCGATGCGGAGGATGCCGAACGCTTCCAGGAGTTGCTGGCGGCAGCCGAGGCCGCGGAGTTCGACGGCGACGACGCGGCGGCGGCGCAGCGAGCCTATGAAGCGTTGCTTGCCGTGGCGCAGACACCCGGCCTGCAGGCCATCGCCCGCGCCGGCATCGGCCGGGCCCACATCCGCGCTCGCCATTGGGATGCAGCGATCCAGGTGTTCGAGGTCATCCTGCGGGAGAACGCCGACGCCTATGACCTGGACAATCAACCGCTGCGGCTGCAGGCCTTGCAGCAGATCGCGCGGGCGCAGCAAGAGAGAGGCGCTGCTTTGGCCGCGGCGGAGGCGCTGGTGACGCTCTATGAGGACCTGGTGCAGAGCTCCGATGCGATCGGGCGCTTGCAGTACGACATCTTCGTCGAGCGCATCGAGGAGCGCCTAGGGCGTTTGCTGCCACGTCCATCGCCGCCCGAATGGCGCGCCTTGCAGGCACGCTACGACGCCGTCCGCGGCCGACCGAAGAAGCAGGTGGGGTCGCAGTACTTCGCGCACAAGCTGTCGCGCAAGCTCATCCGCGCTTCCCTCGATGGGCTCGCGTACTCCACCGAGGTGCGCTACGTCTCCGATACCGCGGAGGGCCGTCCCTTCCTGCTGGCCTATCTCTATCTCCCCGACGCCAGCGGCACCACGGTGGCCGGGCTCGTGGGCTTCGAGATCGACCTGGAGGAAATGAACCGCACTCTGCTGCCGGCGATCCTGGAGCGCCAGCAACGGCCCGGGGACGCCAGGCTCGCCATGGTGGACGGGGAGGGCCGCCGTCTCGAGGGCGGCCACGGCATCGCCGGCCCTCCTCTCGTCAGCCGCAACCTCGACTTCCCCCTCGATTTCTGGAGCGTGGCGGTGTGGTCGCCGGCCCTGGCGAGCGGCGGTAGGCCGGTGGACTTCCGCACCAAGGTCTTCCTCTATTTCGTCTTCCTCCTCCTCGTGACCATCGCTGCGGGAACGACGCTGCTCGTCGTCGGCTGGCGCCGGCAAGCACAGCTGGCGCGGCTCAAGACGGGTCTGGTGTCCCGGGTGTCCCACGAGCTGCGCACGCCGCTCACCTCCATCCGCATGTATGGAGAACTGCTCGAGGAAGGGGGCGACAGCTTGAGCCCGGTGCAGCGCCTGCAGCACTTGAAGACGATCCGCCGGGAGTGCGATCGCCTGCAACGTCTCATCGACCAGGTGCTGGACTTCGCCCGCCGCGAGCGCGGCATCGCGGCGGCGCCTCTGGAGTTCGAGGAAATCGGGGCCCTGGTGCAGGGGGTCGCCGAGGGATTTCGGGCCCAGGCCGAGAACGGCGGGTTCCAGTACACGATCGAGGTGGAACCCGACCTGCCGGAGCTGCGCCTGGATGCCGACGCGGTGCGCCAGGCGCTGCTCAACCTGCTGGCCAATGCCGTGCAATACTCCGAGGACGAGCGCCGCTTGGCGGTGCGGGCTTTCCGTCGCGGCGCGGAAGTCGCCGTGCAAGTGCAGGATCATGGGATCGGCGTGGATCCGCTGGAGCAGAAGCGCATCTTCGAAGACTTCTATCGGGGGGAAGCAGGGGGCAGCAGCCACCACGCCGGGCTCGGTCTCGGTCTCGCCGTGGTGCGTCGCGTCGCGGAGGCGCATCGGGGACGGGTGACCGTCGACAGCCGACGCGGCCAAGGAGCGACCTTCACTCTCTGGTTCCCGGTGCAGCCGCCGGGGGAGGCGCGAGCGCAGCGCAGCGCCGCGCGCTGGCGTTTCGGGGAGCTCCGTCATGGCTGA
- a CDS encoding FlgD immunoglobulin-like domain containing protein: MRFAASGVSVILITLGSLALCDKARSQPSTVLTYQKVSSTEGNLVATIDNLDEFGGAVVGLGDLDGAGPSAGAVAVGVIGDDDGGSGRGAVYILFLASNGTVLSNQKISDLAGNFTALIDNVDEFGSSLAYLGDLDGAGPSVAALAVGTVGDDDGGTNRGAVYILFLASNGTVLSFQKISDTAGNFTPIIDNGDEFGGTVAGLGDLDGAGPSVAALAVGAVGDDDGGADRGAVYILFLASNGTVLSHQKISDLEGGFTGVIDDLDQFGSAVTSLGDLDLGGPSALALAIGVVGDDDGGGDRGAVYILFLASNGSVLSHQKISNLEGGFTAVLDDLDEFGGALSDLCDFDAVGPVFGPSAAALAVGAIGDDDGGIDRGAVYMLFLTRSGTVWSYQKISDTEGNFTAPMDDGDDFGGTLACIGDLDGVGASAQTLVIGAAGDDDGGGARGAVYVTSLVGFTLTDAPAELPGAPRNILGRARPNPFNPRTTIHFQIAATGLVQIDILDAHGRLVRQLVRKMFEPGAHEAGWDGLDDRGRSLASGAYFYRMSVNGQAVDGPGKVVLLK; this comes from the coding sequence ATGCGCTTCGCTGCCTCTGGTGTCTCCGTGATCCTCATCACTCTTGGCAGTCTCGCGCTTTGCGACAAGGCCAGGTCGCAACCGAGCACCGTTCTCACTTACCAGAAGGTCAGCAGCACGGAGGGCAATCTCGTCGCCACCATCGACAATCTGGACGAGTTCGGGGGCGCCGTCGTGGGTCTCGGGGACCTCGACGGTGCGGGCCCCAGCGCCGGCGCCGTCGCGGTCGGTGTCATCGGGGACGATGACGGGGGGAGCGGGCGCGGCGCGGTGTACATCCTCTTCTTGGCCAGCAACGGCACCGTCCTCTCCAATCAGAAGATCAGCGATCTCGCCGGGAACTTCACCGCCCTCATCGACAACGTCGACGAGTTCGGCAGCTCCCTCGCCTATCTGGGCGACCTCGACGGAGCGGGACCCAGTGTGGCGGCCCTGGCCGTGGGTACCGTGGGCGACGACGACGGCGGCACCAACCGTGGCGCGGTGTACATTCTCTTCCTGGCCAGCAACGGCACCGTCCTCTCCTTCCAGAAGATCAGCGATACCGCCGGCAACTTCACCCCCATCATCGACAATGGCGACGAGTTCGGCGGTACCGTCGCCGGATTGGGAGATCTCGACGGGGCAGGACCCAGTGTCGCCGCTCTCGCCGTCGGAGCCGTGGGCGACGACGACGGCGGTGCCGATCGCGGCGCCGTCTACATTCTCTTCCTGGCCAGCAACGGCACCGTCCTCTCGCACCAGAAGATCAGCGACCTCGAAGGCGGCTTCACCGGCGTGATCGACGACCTGGACCAGTTCGGCAGCGCGGTGACCAGCCTGGGCGACCTCGACCTGGGAGGGCCGAGCGCCCTCGCGCTCGCCATTGGCGTCGTGGGCGATGACGACGGCGGCGGCGATCGCGGCGCCGTCTACATTCTCTTCCTGGCCAGCAACGGCAGTGTCCTCTCGCACCAGAAGATCAGCAACCTCGAAGGCGGCTTCACCGCCGTCCTCGACGATCTCGACGAGTTCGGCGGAGCTCTGTCCGATCTGTGCGACTTCGATGCCGTCGGTCCGGTCTTCGGCCCGAGCGCCGCTGCCCTCGCGGTCGGTGCCATCGGCGATGACGACGGCGGGATCGATCGCGGCGCCGTGTACATGCTCTTCCTGACCCGAAGCGGGACGGTTTGGTCCTATCAGAAGATCAGTGACACGGAGGGCAACTTCACCGCTCCCATGGATGACGGGGACGACTTCGGCGGGACCCTGGCCTGCATCGGAGACCTGGACGGTGTGGGGGCCTCGGCACAAACCCTGGTCATCGGTGCCGCCGGCGACGACGACGGGGGCGGCGCTCGCGGCGCGGTGTACGTGACCTCGTTGGTCGGCTTCACCCTGACCGATGCACCCGCAGAGCTCCCCGGCGCGCCGCGGAACATCCTGGGGCGGGCGCGGCCGAATCCGTTCAACCCCCGAACCACGATCCACTTCCAGATCGCTGCGACGGGCCTGGTGCAGATCGACATCCTGGATGCCCATGGACGCCTCGTGCGCCAGCTCGTGCGCAAGATGTTCGAACCCGGAGCGCACGAGGCCGGGTGGGATGGGTTGGACGACAGAGGACGTTCGCTGGCGTCGGGGGCCTACTTCTACCGGATGTCGGTGAACGGCCAAGCCGTGGACGGGCCCGGCAAAGTCGTTCTCTTGAAATAG
- a CDS encoding DUF2167 domain-containing protein yields the protein MTRTSRPSLGVFLGAVVSIAAVVATTPPLAAQEEKPAQEKPAFDWVAGPLRADLGKHAQVQVPEGYVFLGQKQAGELMQALGNPPTGQEEGVIAPTAEDQNWMLVFEFDGMGYVKDDDKASLDADAILKSIRKGTEEANKYREKHGAPALTIVGWEVAPRYNETTHLLEWCIRGESEGRPMLNYNTRVLGRRGVMSATLLVGPEELEATLPTYRELLSTFDFMSGNRYAEFQKGDRVAEIGLTALVAGGAGALALKTGLFKKFFKLIIVGGVAVVSAVGRTVKRLLGKRGEPITPTA from the coding sequence ATGACCAGGACTTCCCGACCATCTCTGGGTGTGTTCCTCGGTGCGGTCGTCTCGATCGCTGCCGTCGTTGCCACCACACCGCCGCTGGCGGCGCAGGAAGAGAAACCTGCACAGGAGAAACCTGCATTCGATTGGGTCGCCGGGCCGCTCCGTGCCGATCTCGGCAAGCATGCACAGGTCCAGGTCCCGGAAGGCTACGTCTTCCTGGGGCAGAAGCAGGCTGGGGAGCTCATGCAAGCCCTCGGCAACCCACCCACGGGTCAAGAGGAAGGCGTCATCGCGCCCACCGCCGAGGACCAGAACTGGATGCTCGTCTTCGAGTTCGACGGCATGGGCTACGTCAAGGACGACGACAAGGCGAGCCTGGACGCCGACGCCATCCTGAAGAGCATCAGGAAAGGAACGGAGGAAGCCAACAAGTACCGGGAGAAGCATGGAGCCCCGGCACTCACCATCGTGGGCTGGGAAGTCGCACCGCGCTACAACGAGACCACCCATCTGCTCGAGTGGTGCATCCGCGGCGAGTCGGAGGGGCGGCCCATGCTCAACTACAATACCCGCGTCCTCGGACGCCGTGGGGTGATGTCCGCCACCCTGCTCGTCGGCCCGGAGGAGCTCGAGGCCACCTTGCCGACGTATCGTGAACTGCTCTCCACCTTCGATTTCATGAGCGGCAACCGCTATGCCGAGTTCCAAAAGGGTGATCGCGTCGCCGAGATCGGCCTGACCGCACTCGTCGCCGGCGGGGCCGGAGCTCTGGCGCTCAAGACCGGGCTGTTCAAGAAATTCTTCAAACTGATCATCGTCGGCGGCGTCGCTGTGGTGAGCGCCGTCGGCCGCACAGTCAAACGACTCCTCGGGAAGCGGGGCGAGCCGATCACTCCCACTGCCTGA
- a CDS encoding zf-HC2 domain-containing protein, with product MNCSSVRERLSAHLDADLPEEEAAAVRDHLARCADCAAEAKTLGVVVRAVVALERELDPGDLWPGIAARLTAEPATQRRAATWAVRVRYAVARGLGVGQGIPALSWRLGVAVALLLAVWGWHARRGAPASTWEIAPLAGAPVLRDRGLSGARTLHPGDWVRTDAASRVRVTAAEVGRVDIGPESEVRLLLTAADEHRIEIAHGELSAFIWAPPRLFFVETPAGVAEDLGCQYDLVVDRSGNGSLDVGLGFVSFERDGYQVIVPQGARCDLRAGMGPGTPHAQQASAVLCRALEQIDRHGAAAGDALATVLAAATGADAVTLWHLVPRVQERERPRVVDKLASLVPLPANATRDGVMGLDTQMLDGWWSAIYPSWSAWQ from the coding sequence ATGAATTGTTCGAGCGTGCGAGAGCGCCTGAGCGCACATCTCGATGCGGACTTGCCAGAAGAAGAGGCGGCGGCAGTGAGGGACCACCTGGCGCGCTGCGCCGACTGTGCCGCCGAGGCGAAGACCCTCGGCGTTGTGGTGCGCGCCGTGGTGGCGCTGGAGCGAGAGCTCGACCCCGGCGATCTCTGGCCCGGCATTGCGGCGCGCCTCACCGCCGAGCCCGCGACACAGCGACGGGCAGCGACGTGGGCGGTGCGGGTGCGTTACGCCGTCGCCCGTGGCCTCGGCGTCGGGCAGGGAATCCCCGCCCTCTCGTGGCGCCTGGGCGTGGCGGTGGCGTTGCTGCTCGCCGTGTGGGGATGGCACGCACGGCGTGGCGCGCCGGCTTCGACCTGGGAGATCGCACCCCTCGCCGGTGCCCCGGTACTGCGCGACCGCGGCCTCTCCGGCGCCCGCACCCTGCACCCGGGCGACTGGGTGCGAACGGATGCCGCTTCCCGCGTGCGCGTCACCGCCGCCGAGGTGGGGCGAGTGGACATCGGCCCGGAGAGCGAGGTGCGCCTGCTCCTCACCGCAGCCGACGAGCACCGCATCGAGATCGCCCATGGCGAGCTCAGCGCTTTCATCTGGGCGCCGCCCCGCTTGTTCTTCGTCGAGACCCCCGCGGGCGTCGCGGAGGACCTCGGCTGCCAGTACGACCTGGTGGTGGATCGAAGCGGCAACGGCAGTCTCGACGTCGGTCTCGGTTTCGTCTCCTTCGAACGCGACGGCTACCAGGTCATCGTCCCCCAGGGGGCGCGCTGCGACCTCCGCGCCGGCATGGGGCCGGGGACGCCGCATGCGCAGCAAGCCTCCGCGGTGCTGTGTCGGGCACTGGAACAGATCGACCGCCACGGCGCCGCTGCCGGCGACGCCCTCGCCACGGTCCTCGCCGCGGCCACCGGGGCCGACGCCGTGACCCTCTGGCACCTGGTGCCGCGCGTCCAAGAAAGGGAGCGCCCTCGAGTGGTGGACAAGCTCGCCTCGCTGGTGCCGCTGCCGGCGAACGCGACGCGCGATGGCGTCATGGGACTCGATACGCAAATGCTGGACGGTTGGTGGTCGGCCATCTATCCGAGTTGGTCGGCCTGGCAGTGA
- a CDS encoding intradiol ring-cleavage dioxygenase: MAHDDAPRGHVLTRREALALLGVTGAAFFGRSVAAFTPLLHHAAPAWGQGAAGTPPSTGAAAWPATPAAAASPAPGAATSCIVRPGQTEGPYFVDELLLRSDIRSDPSDGSTRPGAELRLAIHLSALLADSSCIPLAGAYVDLWHCDALGVYSDVQDPGFDTLGKKFLRGYQITDPSGVASFVTIYPGWYLGRTVHMHVKIRSAPATSPGFDFTSQLYFDDALTDQVHAQQPYASKGQRPFRNDADGLYRQGGSQLLLAVSPDGSAYVSTLEVALQGVVSVRPGTWSGVKTKYS; encoded by the coding sequence ATGGCCCACGATGATGCGCCTCGCGGTCACGTCCTCACCCGCCGCGAGGCACTCGCGCTCCTCGGCGTCACGGGCGCCGCGTTCTTCGGCAGGTCCGTAGCGGCATTCACTCCGCTCCTGCACCATGCTGCCCCAGCGTGGGGGCAGGGTGCCGCAGGCACACCACCGAGCACGGGTGCCGCAGCCTGGCCCGCAACGCCTGCCGCTGCTGCCTCGCCGGCACCCGGAGCCGCCACCTCGTGCATCGTCCGGCCGGGGCAGACCGAGGGACCGTACTTCGTCGACGAACTGCTGCTCCGCTCCGACATCCGCTCTGATCCCTCCGACGGCTCGACCCGGCCGGGCGCCGAACTCCGCCTGGCAATTCATCTCTCGGCGCTGCTGGCCGACAGCTCCTGCATCCCCCTGGCAGGTGCGTACGTCGACCTCTGGCACTGCGATGCGCTCGGCGTCTATTCGGACGTCCAAGACCCGGGATTCGACACCTTGGGGAAGAAGTTCCTCCGGGGCTACCAAATCACCGACCCCAGCGGCGTCGCGAGCTTCGTCACCATCTATCCCGGCTGGTACCTGGGGCGGACGGTGCACATGCATGTCAAGATCCGCTCGGCTCCGGCCACCAGCCCCGGTTTCGACTTCACCTCCCAGCTCTACTTCGACGACGCCCTCACCGACCAGGTCCATGCCCAGCAGCCTTACGCCTCCAAGGGACAGCGCCCCTTCCGCAACGACGCCGACGGCCTCTACCGCCAAGGCGGCTCGCAGCTGCTCCTCGCCGTCAGCCCGGACGGGAGTGCTTACGTCTCGACCCTCGAGGTGGCGCTCCAGGGCGTGGTGAGCGTGCGCCCCGGGACCTGGAGCGGGGTGAAGACGAAGTACTCCTAG
- a CDS encoding DUF5666 domain-containing protein — translation MKLLSLLLVAALLLGPTALAQVEAPIDVWFPRLREGMWVEVKGALDPKGQLLASRLRVLDGERDEWEIETHVAAVDSLHMLITTALGNRVVVTAKTALRGPGNAGGVPFAFLVVGDVVEVEGKPQKDGSMLADELKVEKSKRRKPDLQPKNEHELKARIESITADKRQIVLMGLIVQLDENTRHNSAGD, via the coding sequence GTGAAGCTCCTGAGCCTGCTGCTCGTCGCTGCCCTGTTGCTCGGACCCACGGCGCTGGCGCAAGTGGAGGCGCCCATCGACGTCTGGTTCCCCCGCCTGCGCGAGGGGATGTGGGTGGAAGTCAAAGGCGCCCTCGATCCCAAGGGCCAGCTCCTGGCCTCGCGACTCCGGGTGCTGGATGGCGAGCGCGATGAATGGGAGATCGAGACCCACGTCGCGGCGGTCGATTCCTTGCACATGCTCATCACCACCGCCCTCGGCAACCGGGTCGTGGTCACGGCGAAGACGGCGCTCCGGGGTCCCGGCAATGCAGGCGGTGTCCCCTTCGCCTTCCTCGTCGTCGGCGACGTCGTGGAGGTCGAGGGCAAGCCCCAGAAAGACGGCTCCATGCTGGCCGACGAGTTGAAGGTGGAGAAGTCGAAGCGCCGGAAGCCCGATCTCCAGCCGAAAAACGAGCACGAGCTGAAAGCACGAATCGAGTCGATCACGGCCGACAAGCGGCAGATCGTGCTCATGGGCCTCATCGTGCAGCTCGACGAGAACACCCGCCACAACTCGGCGGGAGACTGA
- a CDS encoding response regulator transcription factor has product MAEKILVVEDDRSIAGGLEAAFTSEGFEVECAPNGRLGLERARAGKPSLVILDIMLPGMSGLEITKRLRDENRNLPIILLTARGEENDRVLGLELGADDYITKPFSLRELVARVRSVLRRTQGNRKEPELFRFGEVTVDFKRQAVRKGDQGVELSAREFRLLAYFIAHAGTLLTREQLLNDIWGYEVFPTTRTVDNHIARLRKKIEADPEAPQYIRTARGAGYLFEPEGGGGS; this is encoded by the coding sequence ATGGCTGAGAAGATTCTGGTGGTCGAAGACGATCGCAGCATCGCCGGAGGTCTCGAAGCCGCGTTCACCAGCGAGGGCTTCGAGGTCGAGTGCGCCCCGAACGGCCGCCTCGGGCTGGAGCGCGCCCGGGCCGGCAAGCCCTCCCTGGTGATCCTGGACATCATGCTACCCGGGATGAGCGGGCTGGAGATCACCAAGAGGCTGCGCGACGAGAACCGCAACCTGCCGATCATCCTCCTCACCGCACGGGGGGAGGAGAACGATCGCGTCCTCGGTCTCGAGCTCGGCGCCGACGACTACATCACCAAGCCGTTCAGCTTGCGGGAGCTGGTGGCGCGGGTCCGTTCGGTGCTGCGCCGCACGCAGGGGAATCGCAAGGAGCCCGAGCTCTTCCGCTTCGGCGAGGTGACGGTGGACTTCAAACGTCAAGCCGTGCGCAAGGGGGACCAGGGTGTGGAGCTTTCGGCGCGGGAGTTCCGCCTCCTGGCCTACTTCATCGCCCACGCCGGCACGCTCCTGACGCGGGAGCAGCTCCTCAACGACATCTGGGGATACGAGGTGTTTCCGACCACCCGCACCGTGGACAATCACATCGCCCGCCTGCGCAAGAAGATCGAAGCCGATCCGGAGGCACCGCAGTACATCCGGACCGCCCGCGGCGCCGGCTACCTCTTCGAACCCGAGGGAGGGGGTGGGTCTTGA
- a CDS encoding PepSY-like domain-containing protein gives MRMMISRHGAIMGLLLGTLAGGATAGEVALDKVPAPVMDAVKAWFADAKVTGAGKEKTPEGQEVYEISLENKSYPNIDVTVTTEGAILLIEKQITRKNLPEPVLTSLEGKYAKAKYKIVEEIIDVVESTEVAGKKEEKLRAYEVLLMTPEKQLWSVELGLDGKILKEEKKPLEEEDD, from the coding sequence ATGCGAATGATGATCTCGCGGCACGGAGCCATCATGGGCTTGCTGCTCGGCACCCTGGCCGGCGGTGCCACGGCCGGCGAAGTGGCGTTGGACAAGGTACCGGCGCCGGTCATGGACGCCGTCAAAGCTTGGTTCGCCGATGCCAAGGTGACAGGGGCGGGCAAGGAGAAGACGCCCGAAGGACAAGAGGTCTACGAGATCAGCCTGGAAAACAAGAGCTACCCCAACATCGATGTAACCGTCACTACCGAAGGCGCGATCCTCCTGATCGAGAAGCAGATCACGCGCAAGAACCTGCCCGAGCCGGTGCTCACGAGCCTCGAGGGCAAGTACGCGAAGGCGAAGTACAAGATCGTCGAGGAGATCATCGATGTGGTGGAGAGCACGGAGGTAGCGGGGAAGAAGGAAGAGAAGCTGCGTGCCTACGAGGTCCTCCTCATGACTCCCGAGAAACAGTTGTGGTCGGTCGAGCTCGGCCTCGATGGCAAGATTCTCAAGGAAGAGAAGAAGCCTCTGGAAGAGGAAGATGATTAG
- a CDS encoding RNA polymerase sigma factor, protein MESGPAEIAALARRARDGDTNAYEVLYRLHVGRVYAVCLRLSGDSVRAKEMAQEAFVQAWRQLGQLRDDQAFSPWLHRITANVALMGLRRRGRLWAREAGSETLEALAPVRGGGAEPVGERIDLERAIARLPQQARSVLVLHDIEGYRHEEIAALLRIAAGTSKAHLHRARRALREVLGS, encoded by the coding sequence GTGGAATCTGGCCCGGCGGAGATCGCCGCCCTCGCCCGGCGCGCCCGTGACGGCGACACCAACGCCTACGAGGTCCTCTACCGACTGCACGTGGGTCGGGTCTACGCCGTGTGCCTGCGCTTGTCTGGCGACAGCGTCCGGGCCAAAGAGATGGCGCAAGAAGCTTTCGTCCAGGCTTGGCGCCAGCTCGGGCAGCTGCGCGACGACCAGGCCTTCTCCCCCTGGCTCCACCGCATCACGGCGAACGTGGCGCTGATGGGGCTGCGGCGACGGGGACGGCTCTGGGCGCGAGAAGCGGGCTCGGAGACCTTGGAGGCGCTCGCCCCGGTGCGCGGTGGTGGCGCCGAGCCGGTCGGCGAGCGCATCGATCTCGAACGGGCGATCGCGCGTCTGCCGCAGCAGGCCAGATCCGTCCTGGTGCTGCACGACATCGAAGGCTACCGGCACGAGGAGATCGCGGCACTGTTGCGAATCGCCGCGGGCACCTCGAAGGCTCATCTCCATCGCGCGCGGCGAGCGCTGCGGGAGGTCCTGGGATCATGA
- a CDS encoding DJ-1/PfpI family protein, which produces MIGRHGKKVVVLAALAAGAAVWAGAARAGAPGLCYDPGTRDGYVCPPCGCSGDRLASAERGKCKLCQTDLVARKDLKHVAIVLFEGVELLDFSGPGEVFAASGDFYIYTVSRDGKPLTSQGFVRVDPEYSLYDCPWPDVLVVPGGSTGNLVADRTMMEWIQVVGKQADQVLSVGSGAFVLAKAGLLDGLEATTHAADLDELRREAPRTKVRAGVRFVDNGKVVTTAGVSAGIDGALHVVGKLCGADKAKTAAARLQYEPGAVPAGTVVTQLPGKTQ; this is translated from the coding sequence ATGATCGGACGACATGGGAAGAAGGTCGTGGTGCTGGCCGCGCTCGCCGCCGGCGCCGCGGTGTGGGCCGGCGCTGCCCGCGCTGGCGCTCCGGGCCTTTGCTACGACCCGGGCACGCGCGACGGCTATGTGTGTCCCCCCTGCGGCTGCTCGGGCGATCGCCTGGCGTCCGCGGAGCGCGGCAAGTGCAAGCTGTGCCAGACGGATCTCGTGGCCCGCAAGGACCTGAAGCACGTCGCCATCGTGCTCTTCGAGGGCGTGGAGCTCCTCGACTTCAGTGGTCCGGGCGAGGTGTTCGCGGCCTCCGGCGACTTCTACATCTATACGGTCTCCAGGGATGGGAAACCGCTCACGAGCCAGGGCTTCGTGCGCGTCGACCCCGAGTACTCCCTCTACGATTGCCCCTGGCCCGACGTTCTCGTGGTCCCGGGTGGCAGCACCGGCAACCTCGTCGCGGACCGGACGATGATGGAATGGATCCAGGTCGTCGGCAAGCAAGCGGACCAGGTGCTGTCGGTTGGCTCTGGAGCCTTCGTCCTGGCGAAAGCGGGATTGCTCGACGGCCTCGAGGCCACGACGCACGCCGCGGACCTGGACGAGCTGCGTCGGGAAGCACCGCGGACGAAGGTGCGCGCGGGCGTGCGTTTCGTCGACAACGGCAAGGTGGTGACCACCGCCGGCGTCTCGGCGGGAATCGACGGCGCCTTGCATGTCGTCGGCAAGCTCTGCGGCGCGGACAAGGCGAAGACCGCTGCGGCGCGCCTGCAGTACGAGCCAGGCGCCGTGCCGGCGGGGACCGTGGTCACCCAGCTCCCCGGCAAGACGCAGTGA